One genomic region from Thermoplasmatales archaeon encodes:
- a CDS encoding sulfate adenylyltransferase codes for MRSSYCEGIDLSSEVNSKKSALLTDSERRSNSLEISKYFAMDAEKIGTGAYKPLGGFMDENEINSVLTLDHLPDGKTWTVPIFLHVENEQNFKGGDEIFLEYRGETFASMRLESIFKPDVRDIASRLYMTEDKSHPGVKQMRSFKGKFLSGKLTLLSSLESLGGDPTPEEVKKYFREQGWKTIAGYQTRNPPHIAHEYIQRIALEIMDGLFINPVVGELKPGDFDENTIMESYRYITDNFYPHDRVLLRPLHVAMRYAGPKAAAFFAIIRRNYGCTHFLIGRDMAGVGKYYSPYAAQEFVSSLDLGINIIPFKEIYYCKKCATVVSERSCRHGIPEESALSMSRIRDMIRAGKRPPDEVMRKEIVDILTKALQ; via the coding sequence ATGCGGTCTTCATACTGCGAGGGAATAGACTTGAGTAGTGAAGTGAACAGTAAAAAGTCTGCTCTCTTAACTGATTCCGAGAGGAGGTCTAATTCTTTAGAGATTTCAAAATATTTCGCTATGGATGCGGAGAAAATAGGAACAGGGGCCTACAAACCCCTTGGAGGATTCATGGATGAGAACGAAATAAATTCTGTTCTAACTCTTGATCATCTCCCGGATGGAAAAACATGGACGGTGCCCATATTCCTTCACGTGGAGAATGAACAAAATTTTAAGGGAGGAGACGAGATATTTCTCGAATACAGGGGAGAGACGTTTGCAAGTATGCGACTAGAAAGTATTTTTAAACCTGATGTTAGAGATATTGCAAGCAGACTGTATATGACCGAGGATAAAAGTCATCCAGGTGTTAAACAGATGCGTTCATTCAAGGGAAAATTTTTATCAGGCAAACTAACGCTGCTTAGCAGCCTTGAAAGCCTTGGTGGCGATCCTACACCAGAAGAGGTAAAGAAATATTTCAGAGAACAAGGATGGAAAACGATTGCAGGATATCAGACCAGAAACCCACCGCATATCGCGCATGAGTACATTCAAAGAATTGCTCTGGAGATCATGGATGGCCTATTTATAAACCCAGTCGTTGGTGAATTAAAACCTGGCGATTTTGACGAAAACACTATTATGGAATCATACCGTTACATAACTGATAATTTCTACCCCCATGACCGAGTTTTGCTCCGTCCTCTGCACGTTGCAATGCGTTATGCCGGTCCAAAGGCTGCAGCATTTTTCGCCATAATAAGAAGAAATTATGGATGCACGCACTTTTTGATAGGCAGGGATATGGCAGGTGTTGGAAAGTATTATTCACCTTACGCAGCGCAGGAGTTCGTATCTTCGCTTGATCTAGGAATCAACATTATACCGTTCAAAGAAATATATTATTGCAAAAAGTGTGCAACGGTAGTATCAGAGCGTAGTTGCAGGCATGGAATTCCTGAAGAATCTGCACTGAGCATGTCTAGGATTAGGGACATGATAAGAGCAGGGAAGCGCCCTCCAGACGAAGTGATGCGAAAGGAGATAGTGGACATTCTTACCAAAGCTTTACAATAA
- a CDS encoding phosphosulfolactate synthase: protein MKSSIADFIDRSTIKDTVTMIIDRLAFPTEVLYYSEHSKNTIVKIGWGLSLIVDENILVKRVGDLKAHNFLVSNGGTTLEIAYSKGRLDNILNRLKRNGFDTIELSEGIIEMPENAKKRISEFAHSNDMRLHIEIGKKNPRNQLSLEETIYKLERSLDFDPDTLIIEGRETGKGVEIFDNNGEIKWDWVDRIVSSIDRRKLMFEAPLEFQQAQLILRLGPDINLGNISFGSFYALETQRLGLRGDTFGAFPAQMKLKISPSARFVMHVLSTYGPMEQGSIMNATGLNRRTVQNSLEQLIETEVVTISHDFKDMRKKVYSVRTERSQ, encoded by the coding sequence ATGAAATCCTCGATTGCCGATTTCATTGACCGTTCAACAATAAAAGACACGGTCACGATGATAATTGACAGGCTCGCATTCCCTACTGAGGTCCTTTATTACTCCGAGCACAGCAAGAATACAATTGTGAAAATTGGATGGGGACTTTCGCTTATCGTCGACGAAAACATTCTTGTAAAGAGGGTCGGAGATCTTAAAGCTCATAATTTTCTTGTCTCAAATGGAGGAACAACGCTGGAAATAGCTTATTCTAAGGGCCGCTTAGATAACATTTTGAACAGGCTTAAAAGGAATGGATTCGACACAATCGAGCTTAGCGAAGGCATAATTGAAATGCCAGAAAATGCAAAAAAACGAATCTCAGAATTTGCACATTCAAACGACATGAGATTGCATATAGAGATAGGTAAAAAGAATCCCCGTAACCAACTCTCGCTTGAAGAAACCATTTACAAGCTGGAAAGGTCACTGGACTTTGATCCTGACACACTCATTATTGAAGGGAGGGAGACGGGAAAGGGTGTGGAAATATTCGACAACAATGGCGAAATAAAATGGGACTGGGTAGATCGAATCGTTTCCAGCATAGACAGGAGAAAGCTCATGTTTGAGGCACCACTGGAATTTCAGCAGGCCCAATTAATCCTCCGTCTTGGCCCAGATATAAATCTTGGAAACATATCCTTTGGGAGCTTTTATGCACTGGAAACTCAAAGACTCGGCCTTAGAGGTGACACTTTTGGCGCCTTCCCTGCCCAGATGAAATTGAAAATTTCACCTTCTGCCAGGTTCGTAATGCACGTACTTTCGACCTATGGACCTATGGAACAGGGATCGATAATGAACGCAACCGGACTTAACAGGAGAACCGTACAGAATTCGCTTGAGCAGTTAATTGAAACTGAGGTTGTGACAATATCTCACGACTTCAAGGATATGAGGAAGAAAGTTTACTCTGTGAGAACCGAAAGGAGTCAATGA
- a CDS encoding S41 family peptidase has product MSNLFLNPDVYDNRIAFICCDDLWEYNIVSKEKRKLVSGVGVINNARYYDGGTKIVFRAMTGESLNSADLYTVDLSTGSIKRLTYFSGKSVGRRMFTDVAGFSKDGSIIISTDTFAPFGSMTFLYRVVDDGRDFEPLNLGPATHIIYSNDKTFIGRNTFDLLHWKEYHGGTRGKVWAGNTDTGFSKIIDLNNHISSPILFGDRIYFVSDLEGSGQIYSTDLEGKGLKKHTNFDDYYPRHLNTDGKNIVFSKGGRIFFFNPETDSVEEIEIGPVSDRDDALFSTPSKYLDDYHVANDDIFLFVSRGQSFLSDTYLSYQVKIPDTLRIRNAQFAGKNILYVFGTINGDVLKLYDKDTDKTESIPFDFGNIFSLRTSIDGRYAVVGNDRFEILLVDLKDKKVKRIDKSEEEMILDFSISQDSRFIAYSFPIKATFLGSYSQRIIRLYDLKTEKTYDMTSRNSNDYAPAFDPKSRYLFYLSTRSLDPDADKLIFNFSYSSISKPFVIPLKLNDTNPARTVAEKFIGEPGEYDLENAILRSSIIDVERADYRSIIPTEKGVYLFKVPPHGEFSAYYNGTPEKGILQKYDFKEKKSKDIKKDVVDFRFSDDLKKMLFRKDDLKIYLIDLEKPDEEINIDIDRLKLRSSRTDEFRQMYDEAWKLARDNYWDEKKADKISSTIYDKYRNLLPYCQTRFDLSFVITEMQGEFRTSHSYETIGHATEIEASKIGKLAVDFSYHNGEYSVKKIYCGDPSNENEKSPFLTSNIPAKEGDVIQEIDGIEIGEKTSVFEALNNKSGVSLRVKLKRKDSETLSLYSNVLDDDRYVRYRSWVEQNRKYVHEKSNGKIGYVHIPDMGMMGLNEFYRLYVTELAYDGMIIDVRYNGGGFVSQLILEKLLNRRLGYDKPRRGSLHPYPTNSVNGPMIAITNEYAGSDGDIFSYSFKALELGKLIGVRTWGGVVGISPRRKLIDGSVLTQPEYSFWFKETGYGVENYGVDPDVEVHYSPLDYYKNVDPQLDYALTSMAEDIPSFNDPVIPE; this is encoded by the coding sequence ATGTCGAACCTATTTTTGAATCCGGATGTGTATGACAATCGAATAGCATTCATTTGCTGCGATGATCTCTGGGAATATAACATAGTCAGCAAAGAGAAAAGAAAGCTGGTTTCCGGTGTAGGCGTAATTAACAATGCGCGTTACTACGACGGTGGGACTAAAATCGTATTCAGGGCCATGACCGGTGAATCCTTGAACTCCGCTGATCTATATACTGTAGATCTCTCGACAGGATCGATAAAACGCCTTACATATTTTTCAGGAAAGAGTGTGGGAAGAAGGATGTTTACTGATGTTGCAGGCTTTTCTAAGGATGGATCAATAATCATCTCCACCGACACTTTCGCACCATTTGGATCGATGACATTCCTTTACAGAGTGGTCGATGATGGGAGAGATTTTGAGCCTCTAAACCTTGGTCCTGCGACTCACATAATCTATAGTAATGATAAGACTTTCATTGGACGTAATACGTTTGATCTGCTGCACTGGAAAGAATACCACGGAGGAACGAGAGGAAAAGTATGGGCAGGGAACACCGACACTGGTTTCAGTAAAATCATCGATCTTAACAACCACATATCTTCACCAATTCTCTTTGGTGACAGGATATACTTTGTTTCTGATTTGGAAGGATCTGGGCAGATATATTCTACAGACCTAGAAGGCAAAGGTCTCAAGAAGCACACGAATTTCGACGACTACTATCCAAGACACTTGAACACAGATGGAAAAAACATAGTTTTCTCAAAAGGCGGAAGGATATTTTTCTTCAATCCCGAAACTGATTCTGTAGAAGAAATTGAGATCGGCCCTGTTTCCGACAGGGATGATGCATTATTCAGCACCCCTTCGAAATATCTTGATGATTATCATGTTGCAAACGATGATATTTTCCTGTTCGTTTCCCGAGGTCAGAGTTTTCTCAGCGACACTTACCTGAGTTATCAGGTGAAGATTCCTGATACTTTGAGAATAAGGAATGCGCAATTTGCAGGAAAAAACATTCTCTATGTTTTCGGAACAATCAATGGCGATGTCTTGAAGCTTTACGATAAAGACACCGATAAGACGGAATCTATTCCTTTTGATTTTGGTAACATATTTTCTCTCAGGACTTCTATTGATGGCAGATATGCTGTCGTTGGAAATGATAGATTTGAAATTCTTCTTGTGGACCTAAAGGACAAAAAAGTGAAGAGAATAGACAAGAGCGAGGAAGAGATGATACTTGACTTTTCGATCTCCCAGGATTCTAGATTCATAGCGTACAGTTTCCCCATCAAGGCCACTTTTCTTGGTAGCTATTCTCAAAGGATAATAAGGTTATATGATTTAAAAACCGAGAAAACGTATGATATGACATCAAGGAATTCCAATGACTATGCACCGGCTTTCGACCCAAAATCGCGGTATCTCTTTTACCTCTCGACCAGAAGCCTTGATCCAGATGCTGACAAATTAATCTTCAATTTCAGCTATAGCAGCATATCTAAACCATTTGTCATACCACTAAAATTAAACGATACAAATCCCGCACGAACTGTAGCAGAGAAGTTTATCGGAGAACCCGGAGAGTACGATCTGGAGAATGCTATCTTGAGGTCATCAATCATAGATGTGGAAAGGGCAGACTACAGATCCATCATTCCGACAGAGAAGGGCGTGTATCTGTTCAAGGTTCCACCTCATGGAGAATTCTCAGCTTATTACAATGGAACGCCTGAAAAAGGAATTCTTCAGAAATACGACTTTAAGGAAAAGAAGTCAAAGGACATTAAGAAAGATGTTGTGGATTTCAGGTTTTCTGACGACCTCAAAAAGATGCTGTTTCGCAAGGATGACTTGAAAATATACCTAATAGATCTTGAAAAACCAGATGAGGAGATCAACATTGACATTGATCGTTTGAAGCTAAGATCTTCCAGAACAGACGAATTCAGGCAGATGTATGATGAGGCTTGGAAACTAGCGAGAGACAACTACTGGGACGAGAAAAAAGCGGATAAGATATCCTCAACCATCTATGATAAATACAGAAACCTACTGCCTTATTGCCAGACAAGATTCGATCTCAGTTTCGTTATAACTGAGATGCAGGGTGAATTCAGAACCTCACACTCTTACGAGACCATTGGCCATGCTACCGAGATAGAAGCATCGAAGATCGGAAAACTTGCTGTGGATTTCTCCTATCATAATGGTGAATACTCTGTCAAGAAGATTTACTGTGGCGATCCATCTAACGAAAACGAGAAATCGCCATTTCTGACTTCAAATATTCCTGCCAAAGAGGGCGACGTTATCCAGGAGATAGATGGGATAGAGATAGGAGAGAAAACTAGCGTTTTTGAGGCTTTAAACAACAAATCTGGGGTATCCTTGAGGGTCAAGCTAAAACGAAAGGATTCTGAAACGCTCTCTCTGTATTCCAATGTACTTGATGATGATCGATACGTAAGGTACCGCTCATGGGTCGAGCAGAACAGAAAATACGTGCACGAGAAATCGAATGGCAAGATCGGTTACGTGCATATCCCTGACATGGGAATGATGGGCCTTAATGAATTTTATCGGCTGTATGTCACTGAACTTGCGTATGATGGCATGATAATAGACGTAAGATATAATGGCGGAGGCTTCGTTTCTCAACTGATTTTGGAGAAACTCCTGAACAGGAGATTGGGATATGACAAACCTAGAAGAGGGAGCCTCCATCCCTATCCCACCAACTCCGTTAACGGGCCCATGATCGCTATCACAAATGAGTATGCAGGATCCGACGGAGATATATTCAGCTATTCTTTCAAAGCCCTGGAGCTGGGCAAACTGATAGGTGTCCGCACATGGGGCGGAGTTGTTGGAATTTCGCCAAGGCGTAAGTTGATTGATGGTTCGGTTTTGACCCAGCCGGAGTACTCGTTCTGGTTCAAGGAAACCGGCTATGGCGTGGAAAACTACGGAGTCGACCCGGATGTCGAGGTGCATTACAGTCCTTTGGACTACTACAAGAACGTTGATCCTCAGCTCGACTACGCTCTGACTTCTATGGCGGAAGATATTCCAAGCTTTAACGACCCCGTCATTCCGGAGTAG
- a CDS encoding RsmD family RNA methyltransferase, whose protein sequence is MRKKKSRDIQSILDLDNSPIVASREDIVKSLSSVLDNNDIGEIRRKVKWIISRIEEIKPVFNQDIGHNPLESALEVNVSDLEQVVNSFTAERAKHYVKRIIKGITEQRTSKFNDINLNRWKEYDYIITDSLWTFDKRERGEGHNAKYWGNFIPQIPHQLLLRFTKRGDWVLDPFMGSGTTLIECRRLGRNSVGIDLEDKAIEQAQENLKKTKDTYSSKTKIIMSDNLDVDYLALVDELGIKSFQFVLLHPPYWDIIKFSENDRNFSNFASMELFLDGMSRLAKLLRPVLGDERYLALVIGDKYSEGKWVPLGFYSMQRFLDAGFGLKSIIVKNYDMTRGKMNSSELWRYRALVGGFYVFKHEYIFLFQK, encoded by the coding sequence ATGCGAAAAAAGAAGTCACGTGATATTCAATCGATCTTGGACCTCGATAACTCACCTATCGTTGCCTCAAGGGAAGACATAGTAAAATCTCTTTCCAGTGTGCTTGATAACAATGATATAGGCGAGATAAGAAGGAAAGTGAAGTGGATAATTTCAAGAATCGAGGAAATCAAACCAGTCTTTAATCAGGACATAGGCCATAATCCCTTAGAAAGCGCATTAGAGGTAAACGTGTCGGATCTGGAACAAGTCGTTAATTCGTTCACTGCGGAGCGAGCCAAGCATTACGTTAAAAGGATAATTAAGGGGATTACGGAGCAGAGAACATCAAAATTCAATGACATTAATCTTAATCGCTGGAAGGAATATGATTACATAATCACTGACAGTTTGTGGACTTTTGACAAACGGGAACGAGGAGAAGGACACAATGCCAAATATTGGGGGAACTTTATTCCTCAGATACCGCATCAGCTGCTTCTGCGATTTACGAAGAGGGGCGATTGGGTTCTCGATCCTTTCATGGGAAGCGGGACAACACTGATTGAGTGCAGGAGACTCGGCCGGAATTCAGTCGGCATCGATCTGGAAGATAAGGCTATTGAGCAGGCTCAGGAAAATCTCAAAAAAACCAAGGATACTTATAGTTCTAAAACTAAGATTATCATGTCAGATAATCTTGACGTGGACTATCTGGCATTAGTCGATGAGTTGGGTATCAAATCATTTCAGTTTGTTTTATTGCATCCTCCGTATTGGGACATAATAAAATTCAGTGAGAATGACAGGAACTTCTCAAACTTTGCCTCTATGGAGCTTTTTCTGGACGGTATGAGTCGATTAGCAAAACTTCTTCGACCGGTGTTAGGGGATGAGAGGTACCTTGCATTGGTTATCGGCGATAAATACAGCGAGGGGAAGTGGGTACCTCTTGGTTTTTATTCCATGCAGAGATTTCTTGATGCGGGATTTGGCTTGAAATCTATAATAGTAAAGAATTATGACATGACGCGAGGAAAAATGAATTCTTCTGAGTTGTGGCGCTACAGGGCTTTAGTAGGCGGTTTCTATGTCTTCAAACATGAATATATTTTCCTGTTTCAAAAATGA
- a CDS encoding ABC transporter ATP-binding protein — MRQETETISKHTSVVSVNNLDVSFITVDGQVAALRNINFELQEGEILGIIGESGSGKSTLALSMMSLLPENAIVSGNVKFEDEEVTSAKNSGKAYFKIPPRKRRILDERLANIRWKGISMVFQGAMNSLNPVYTVRRQIEEVFHLHTNYSKDQINDKIQETARLAGFNTSYLDSYPHELSGGMKQRAVLTMALALDPKLVIADEPTTGLDVITQAKIISQFRMLKETGRIKSMVIISHDIGVVAQLADRIMVLYGGKVMEVGTPEEIYVKSANPYTKALAESYPSIRSTRRLIKGIPGSVPDLLNPPTGCYFAERCVYADKTCYEKVPDSIEISPNHFSLCHYAKAFSQGKLKASRTFPESSDDNFQQSYTTFTGDVIEAKDLSKYYDLIGSASERLFSVGSKRKVHAVDHVTFNIKRKEILGVVGESGSGKTTLGRTLILSIPPTSGKLVFYHESSSGTEELDLFKLKTRNKNFLDFRLRNQLIFQDPYDSINPKMSVLDIVSEPLNAQRKKYKDTDIEATVYSALETANLKPASNYVNRYPHELSGGERQRVSIARALVTRPEFLVTDEPISMLDVSIRANIMNLLKKIRDEYSLTILYISHDIASTRYMADRVVVMYLGAMVEMGPSEELIANPLHPYTKALISAIPQPDPRIKLTSIDIIGEVGNSINLPKGCRFYDRCVFRKDICRDTPPPVKGSGDRFYVCHFDQGTLTKNDMIDDDSSSLL; from the coding sequence ATGAGGCAAGAAACCGAGACGATTTCAAAACATACCAGTGTAGTATCTGTGAACAACCTTGACGTATCATTCATCACAGTGGACGGTCAGGTTGCCGCTCTAAGAAACATAAACTTCGAACTGCAGGAAGGAGAAATACTTGGAATAATTGGCGAAAGCGGTTCGGGGAAGTCGACGTTGGCGTTAAGTATGATGTCTCTGCTTCCGGAAAATGCCATAGTTTCCGGTAACGTAAAATTTGAAGATGAAGAAGTTACATCTGCCAAAAACTCGGGCAAGGCTTATTTTAAGATTCCTCCAAGAAAGAGGAGGATACTTGACGAAAGGCTCGCCAATATCAGGTGGAAAGGTATTTCTATGGTATTTCAGGGGGCAATGAACTCCTTAAACCCTGTATACACTGTCAGGAGACAAATTGAAGAAGTGTTCCATTTACATACGAATTACTCCAAGGATCAAATAAATGATAAAATTCAGGAAACTGCTAGATTGGCTGGTTTTAATACCAGTTATCTGGATTCCTACCCTCATGAACTTAGTGGCGGAATGAAGCAGAGGGCCGTTCTTACGATGGCGCTTGCACTTGATCCGAAATTGGTCATTGCCGACGAGCCCACTACCGGCTTGGATGTTATAACCCAGGCCAAAATTATTTCACAATTTAGAATGCTGAAGGAGACTGGAAGAATTAAGTCCATGGTCATAATTTCGCATGATATAGGCGTCGTAGCCCAACTCGCAGATCGTATAATGGTTCTCTATGGAGGAAAGGTCATGGAGGTAGGGACACCTGAAGAAATTTACGTTAAATCTGCTAATCCTTATACAAAGGCTTTGGCCGAAAGTTATCCATCAATTCGGAGCACGAGAAGACTCATAAAGGGAATACCAGGTTCTGTCCCGGATCTTCTTAATCCCCCAACTGGGTGTTACTTTGCAGAAAGATGCGTATATGCAGATAAGACATGTTACGAGAAGGTACCTGACTCTATAGAAATATCACCAAATCATTTTAGTTTATGTCATTATGCTAAAGCATTCTCTCAGGGTAAGCTCAAAGCCTCTAGAACTTTTCCGGAAAGCTCGGACGACAACTTTCAGCAGTCGTATACAACGTTTACAGGGGATGTTATTGAAGCAAAGGATCTCTCCAAGTATTACGATCTGATAGGAAGCGCCTCCGAACGTCTTTTTAGTGTTGGCAGCAAAAGAAAGGTGCATGCTGTGGATCATGTCACCTTCAATATTAAGCGGAAAGAAATTCTTGGCGTAGTCGGTGAAAGTGGTTCAGGAAAAACGACGCTTGGTAGGACCCTTATACTGTCGATTCCTCCCACAAGTGGTAAGTTGGTATTCTATCATGAATCGTCAAGTGGAACAGAAGAGTTGGATCTCTTTAAACTTAAAACCAGAAACAAGAATTTTCTGGATTTTCGTCTGAGGAATCAGTTAATTTTTCAGGATCCGTATGATTCCATCAACCCAAAAATGTCCGTTCTCGATATAGTTTCCGAACCATTGAACGCACAACGGAAGAAATATAAAGATACGGATATAGAAGCGACGGTCTATAGTGCTCTAGAAACTGCAAATTTAAAACCCGCTTCCAATTATGTGAACAGGTATCCGCATGAACTTTCGGGAGGCGAAAGACAGAGGGTTTCCATAGCCAGGGCGCTTGTTACCCGGCCAGAGTTTCTTGTAACTGATGAACCAATCTCTATGCTGGATGTTTCTATAAGGGCTAACATAATGAATCTCCTGAAGAAGATAAGAGACGAGTATAGCCTCACGATTCTTTACATTTCTCATGACATTGCCTCAACACGTTACATGGCCGACCGTGTCGTTGTCATGTATCTCGGCGCAATGGTGGAGATGGGGCCATCTGAAGAGCTTATAGCAAACCCCTTGCATCCATACACTAAGGCTCTAATTAGCGCTATTCCCCAACCGGATCCAAGGATTAAATTAACCAGTATAGATATTATCGGTGAAGTCGGGAATTCCATTAATTTGCCTAAAGGGTGCAGATTCTATGACAGATGCGTTTTCCGTAAAGATATATGCCGTGATACTCCTCCACCGGTTAAGGGAAGCGGTGATAGATTCTACGTTTGTCACTTTGATCAGGGAACTCTTACAAAGAATGATATGATAGATGATGATTCAAGTTCTTTGCTGTAG
- a CDS encoding glycosyltransferase family 4 protein, producing the protein MDSIRVLRITARTDAPGGVEQYIREVNGMLAKTRVDTYTIEITSSNTKFDYGKESTVIKIDSSRIRRFMNDSIPNEPLLNRIEEVKKTFNPDIIHLHRFRIGYSSITEFTKNMDRPVIFTAHDADLICPLSTLVIPDGRICEGGIKPRCAFTGCKVEVNLPYEMMRYREFIKHLSKRINLFVAPSEALTRYLRSFSIENAKVLRSFIRFPDHVSKLGKDGVFGYIGRIVPEKGMKQLLLACELMKRRGRSFKLLIAGTGKYSAFVKSLIDQNHLEENVEMLGQISGNEKEQFYSDIQFSVIPTIMFDNIPLSAGESMVRVKPVIASDIGGVSELVHDCVNGILVKPYDIGNLADAIEYMMDHASEREKMGKQGNKDAREILNPDSHLKNLLKIYDDLLSGKYPCKASD; encoded by the coding sequence ATGGATTCGATCAGAGTTTTGAGGATAACTGCCAGAACGGATGCTCCTGGAGGAGTGGAACAGTACATCCGGGAAGTTAATGGTATGCTCGCCAAGACCAGGGTAGATACATACACTATTGAAATTACAAGTTCGAACACGAAATTCGACTATGGAAAGGAGAGCACAGTAATAAAAATCGATAGCTCAAGAATCAGAAGATTCATGAACGATTCTATTCCTAACGAACCCCTACTCAACCGCATAGAGGAAGTTAAAAAAACCTTCAATCCGGACATCATCCACCTACACAGATTCCGGATAGGATATTCATCCATCACTGAATTTACTAAAAATATGGACAGGCCTGTAATCTTCACTGCACACGATGCCGATCTCATTTGCCCACTTTCGACTCTTGTAATACCAGATGGCAGGATATGTGAAGGTGGAATAAAACCAAGGTGCGCATTTACAGGTTGCAAGGTCGAAGTAAATTTACCATACGAGATGATGCGTTACCGTGAGTTTATTAAGCATTTGTCTAAGCGCATAAATCTCTTTGTTGCTCCAAGCGAAGCCCTCACCAGGTACCTCAGATCGTTCAGCATAGAGAATGCAAAGGTGTTGAGGTCTTTTATCCGATTTCCTGATCATGTATCTAAGCTGGGAAAGGATGGAGTTTTTGGCTACATAGGCAGGATAGTTCCGGAAAAGGGGATGAAACAGTTGCTCCTAGCGTGTGAACTCATGAAAAGAAGAGGGAGATCATTTAAGTTGCTCATAGCCGGAACGGGAAAATATTCTGCATTCGTCAAAAGTCTCATAGATCAAAATCACTTGGAAGAGAACGTTGAGATGCTCGGGCAGATTTCTGGAAATGAGAAGGAGCAGTTCTATTCTGATATTCAATTTTCGGTTATACCTACCATTATGTTTGACAACATACCGCTATCTGCGGGCGAGTCTATGGTGAGGGTAAAGCCAGTTATAGCATCTGATATAGGGGGAGTATCAGAACTTGTACATGATTGCGTCAACGGCATTCTTGTGAAGCCGTACGATATAGGTAACCTCGCGGACGCTATAGAGTATATGATGGATCACGCTTCTGAACGGGAGAAAATGGGAAAACAAGGAAATAAAGACGCTAGGGAAATTCTGAATCCAGATAGCCATTTGAAAAACCTATTGAAGATATACGATGATCTTCTCTCAGGAAAATACCCATGTAAGGCCTCAGACTAA
- a CDS encoding phosphoadenylyl-sulfate reductase: MDEDEKYLSIKQLLEKSMDRFDNNIVFLSSFGAEDMVVLHVIASEDLNIPIHTIDTGRLFQETYNLIEDVRNKYKVQVKIFFPDNSKLESFTSLKGPNSFYLSRENRHECCEIRKVEPLGRAIEGYSAWITGVRSNQTEVRRLMNEIEPDPLHHGIYKVNPLLLWTFPEVVSFLHKYDVPYNHLIDHGFVSIGCEPCTRAVKPGEDERAGRWWWEEGIKECGLHTARE; this comes from the coding sequence ATGGACGAAGATGAAAAATATCTAAGCATAAAACAGCTTTTGGAAAAATCTATGGATAGATTCGACAACAATATAGTTTTTTTATCAAGTTTTGGTGCAGAGGACATGGTAGTACTACATGTCATAGCTTCAGAGGATCTAAATATACCGATCCATACAATAGATACAGGAAGGCTATTCCAGGAGACATATAACCTGATAGAGGACGTCAGAAACAAATACAAAGTACAAGTAAAGATATTCTTTCCGGATAATTCTAAACTTGAGAGTTTTACATCGTTGAAAGGTCCGAATTCATTCTATCTCTCAAGGGAAAACAGACATGAATGCTGTGAAATAAGAAAAGTGGAGCCTTTAGGTCGCGCCATTGAGGGTTATAGTGCCTGGATCACCGGGGTGAGGTCAAACCAAACTGAGGTTCGTAGGTTGATGAACGAAATTGAACCGGATCCATTGCACCACGGGATATACAAGGTAAATCCGTTACTTCTATGGACTTTTCCGGAAGTGGTTTCTTTCCTGCATAAATATGACGTGCCCTATAATCACCTGATAGATCATGGATTTGTCAGCATAGGGTGTGAACCGTGTACAAGGGCCGTAAAACCGGGAGAAGATGAGAGAGCCGGGCGATGGTGGTGGGAAGAGGGAATAAAGGAATGCGGTCTTCATACTGCGAGGGAATAG